The Montipora capricornis isolate CH-2021 chromosome 3, ASM3666992v2, whole genome shotgun sequence genome includes the window GAGTCATTGTCTTCAAAAGGCAAATCAATGAAACCACTTCTCACAACTATCTCCCGATCTGAAATGCTTCCTGTGTAGAGTTGACTTATAAAGGTTATGGCACCTCCGGGACTGATTCCGATCAGACCTTTAAGGGTTGTATGGTGTTTGTAATTACTAAACAATTCACCATTCAGTTGTAGACTACTTGGCATCTGGCACCTAACTTCTGTGCAGTCAATAATAACTCTGGTCgatgaatattttttcttaaaatcctcCAGCATAGTTTTGTCAATAGCTGTTCTAGAAGGCCAAATATTGATTTGCCCTAACCTTAGGTACATAAAATTAACCCAGGTAATAAAAACTCGACTTACTGTAGACACTGAAACTTTAAAAAGATGTGCAAGATGTTCTTCAGGTAGTCCTTGTCTGAGTCTGCACATAACAGCAAAATATTCATCAATAGGCCTCAAGTTTCTTGGTCTACCAAGTTTTCTTGACGGTTCTCCCTCTGATTCGTCATAGAATTCCGCTGGAACAGACACATTTGATTGAGAAAGCCAGTAGGCTATGTTTTCCCCTTCATCTCCTGGATTCAAATAATTAAAGACAGCCAAAAATGTACTCCAGTTTGGGAAACCAGTGTAAAACCTCATTGAAGAGTCATCGTCTTTAAATCTGTCTaccaaaaataattgtttttgaaGCGCCTCGATACGTCGAGTAGCAATTTCCAACTGAGATTTTTGTTCCAATACCTGCTGTCGAAGTTCTGTATCGCTTTTAAATTCCGGTTCTGTTTGCATCTCTGCATCTCTCACACTGCAAGAAAATGACATGTTTCCATCGGCGCTCTCGGCAAATTCAACTGGGTCGTCGTTTGCAGAGTTTTTCGGAATGTGATCCGCTAAATCTACGGATGAAACGTTTAATTTACGGGCCACTTTACGTGGAGGTTTAATTCCGAAGTTTCGTGCAATCGGAGCCTTTCTCTTGCGTGGTGATGTCCTAATCCATGCAAACAAGGAAGACACAACTCCAGGTCTCAGTTCATTTTTACCAGCGAGGGTTTTCTTAATGTCACCTGGCCTGAAGTGTCTCGAGCATACTTTTGTAGCCTCAGTCACTTTGAAGTATTTCCCTTCATCTCTTCTTATAGCGTGTAGCCATTTTCTCTTCAACTGAGGGTCATCGATCGGAAATTTAAAGTGCgatattttatttccattttcgtCACGACAGCCTTTGTTTGTGCATTCTGGCACACAGCAGTGAGTTGGCATTTTGTTCTTGATAATTACATGGTATTGCAATCAGTAACTGAACTAAATTGAACAGACGTATTGTGCGTGAACAAAGCGATCAAGACACTTGACCCTTTAATTTGTTTACAACTCAAACCAAGCGTGGCCTCACTGGCCTCGTTTCGATGCTAAAATCAATCCCAGTCCGGCGCGCCGTCTGCCATTATGAAAGTCGTGTATAGATTGAAGTAAACGGTTCCTTCATT containing:
- the LOC138042613 gene encoding uncharacterized protein; the encoded protein is MPTHCCVPECTNKGCRDENGNKISHFKFPIDDPQLKRKWLHAIRRDEGKYFKVTEATKVCSRHFRPGDIKKTLAGKNELRPGVVSSLFAWIRTSPRKRKAPIARNFGIKPPRKVARKLNVSSVDLADHIPKNSANDDPVEFAESADGNMSFSCSVRDAEMQTEPEFKSDTELRQQVLEQKSQLEIATRRIEALQKQLFLVDRFKDDDSSMRFYTGFPNWSTFLAVFNYLNPGDEGENIAYWLSQSNVSVPAEFYDESEGEPSRKLGRPRNLRPIDEYFAVMCRLRQGLPEEHLAHLFKVSVSTVSRVFITWVNFMYLRLGQINIWPSRTAIDKTMLEDFKKKYSSTRVIIDCTEVRCQMPSSLQLNGELFSNYKHHTTLKGLIGISPGGAITFISQLYTGSISDREIVVRSGFIDLPFEDNDSVMADKGFTIQDLLPLGVYLNIPPFLGSSNQMPPEDVVKTQEIASLRIHVGRAINKIKNFHIWDGVIPSTSLAL